From a region of the Acanthochromis polyacanthus isolate Apoly-LR-REF ecotype Palm Island chromosome 3, KAUST_Apoly_ChrSc, whole genome shotgun sequence genome:
- the LOC127533154 gene encoding docking protein 1-like, whose amino-acid sequence MDSHGKSGKVYLRPHKTGKKWKPVWLSLFPPSSSGVGRLEIQDMGGGGSGGDRKVVRLSELISVLRLPPNAEACPTENMAAFCVETRDRTMVFAAPKGESVDWVDKLCLSTFQRGGGSTSSQRHMEENQIYASADEAPQFWVVVQRTDAAARCGLQRAYWLQVDREALLLRETQKEKKVVAEWPYELLRRYGKDKAALTIEAGRRCDSGPGTFTFETQQAENIFSLIQSTIKQKTSSGNHNLEAEKVVVANIQAHSPLPRIPDMTSMAALLENQLRTLGRKSPALDEGSPVQVDLVGKSDPSQPAPITLMPLPLVPTHEGSHHGGQSDGIYADPSDCIQPVPKPTTALYVDPASVLPLKPPGSREPPVPHSCLSTVDSVYSEVYDKISPDQNKQNVLQRKTNTNSEPIYTEPMSNTDKVSPRTETKPDPFEHLYAKVCKTPPSSSPTTSPTAAASTPASSTTTTTTSQEPLDDVIYENLGII is encoded by the exons gaggaggttctggaggtgACAGGAAGGTGGTCCGGCTGTCGGAGCTGATCAGCGTCCTCAGACTGCCACCAAACGCTGAGGCCTGTCCCACG GAGAACATGGCGGCCTTCTGCGTGGAGACCCGGGACAGGACCATGGTGTTTGCCGCCCCCAAAGGCGAGAGCGTGGACTGGGTGGACAAACTGTGTCTCAGCACGTTTCAG agaggaggaggttcGACCTCCAGTCAGCGTCACATGGAGGAGAACCAGATCTACGCCTCAGCAGATGAAG CTCCACAGTTCTGGGTGGTGGTTCAGAGGACGGATGCAGCGGCTCGCTGCGGCCTGCAGAGGGCGTACTGGCTGCAGGTGGACCGAGAGGcactgctgctgagagaaacccagaaggagaagaaggtcGTTGCAGAGTGGCCGTACGAACTGCTGAGGAGATATGGGAAGGATAAG GCGGCGTTAACCATTGAAGCCGGCCGACGCTGTGACTCTGGTCCTGGAACCTTCACCTTTGAGACGCAACAAGCTGAGAACATCTTCTCCCTGATCCAGAGCACCATCAAGCAGAAGACTTCATCAGGAAACCACAACCTGGAGGCTGAGAAGGTGGTGGTGGCCAACATCCAGGCTCATTCTCCTCTCCCCAGAATACCCGACATGACCAGCATGGCCGCCCTCCTGGAGAACCAGCTGAGGACTCTGGGGAGGAAGTCTCCGGCGTTGGACGAGGGTTCACCTGTTCAGGTAGATTTGGTCGGTAAATCAGATCCATCACAGCCGGCTCCCATCACCCTCATGCCACTCCCATTGGTCCCCACACATGAGGGAAGTCATCACGGCGGCCAATCAGACGGCATCTACGCCGACCCATCTGACTGCATCCAGCCGGTCCCGAAACCGACCACGGCTCTGTACGTCGACCCGGCCAGCGTTCTCCCACTAAAACCCCCCGGCTCAAGAGAACCTCCCGTTCCACATTCATGCCTCAGTACCGTGGACTCGGTCTACTCTGAGGTGTACGACAAAATCAGCCCggaccagaacaaacagaacgtcctgcagagaaaaaccaacacaaacagtGAACCCATTTACACCGAGCCCATGAGCAACACAGACAAGGTGTCTCCCAGAACCGAGACCAAACCCGACCCGTTTGAGCACCTTTACGCTAAAGTCTGCAAGACACCTCCATCATCGAGTCCCACAACATCTCCCACCGCCGCCGCCTCCACGCCGGCCTCCTCCACTACCACCACCACGACTAGTCAAGAACCTCTCGATGACGTCATCTATGAAAACCTGGGGATCATTTAA